One Xiphophorus hellerii strain 12219 chromosome 1, Xiphophorus_hellerii-4.1, whole genome shotgun sequence DNA segment encodes these proteins:
- the birc7 gene encoding baculoviral IAP repeat-containing protein 7 produces the protein MSDDRSTMLRILEEPRMREEVERLRTFQNWPADAPVASGDLAKAGFFFLGSGDKVQCFCCGGVLRFWEQGDSPAVEHKRHFPTCSFILGQTVGNIPLTVGSSDSVDGQLLSQLQRMTMDDQGTAGQAVYPEMETEDSRLTTFHNWPTEASVQPDVLAQAGFFYTGHGDNVKCFFCDGGLRNWEPGDDPWQEHAKWFPRCEFLIQSRGQEYISNIQDAHFHLGDTMGGSQTSTGRDVGERNDMVGGLGASSAMLSPVVQTVLQMGFEAGVVESLVQTKYLLTGQYYTSVSELVTDVLRAEEEERQAGPNSREQERSLGSSAGNVRTETPVPKRVKDQSPEELLRQLQEERTCKVCMDKLVSIVFIPCGHLVVCGDCATSLRHCPICRAVIRGSVRAFMS, from the exons ATGTCGGATGACAGGAGTACTATGCTGCGCATCCTTGAGGAGCCTCGGATGAGGGAAGAAGTGGAGAGACTTCGGACCTTCCAGAACTGGCCTGCAGATGCACCCGTGGCTTCAGGAGACCTGGCTAAGGCGGGCTTCTTCTTCCTGGGTTCTGGGGACAAAgttcagtgtttctgctgtggAGGGGTTTTAAGGTTCTGGGAGCAGGGTGACAGCCCAGCCGTTGAGCATAAGCGTCATTTCCCTACTTGCAGCTTCATACTGGGTCAAACTGTAGGGAATATTCCACTGACGGTGGGCTCCTCAGACTCTGTGGATGGCCAGCTGTTGAGTCAGCTCCAGAGGATGACTATGGATGATCAGGGAACAGCTGGACAAGCAGTATACCCCGAGATGGAGACAGAGGACTCTCGACTTACCACTTTCCACAACTGGCCCACTGAAGCCTCGGTGCAGCCAGATGTTCTGGCCCAAGCAGGGTTTTTCTACACAG gTCATGGTGACAATGTCAAATGCTTCTTCTGTGATGGAGGACTGAGGAACTGGGAGCCAGGGGATGACCCCTGGCAGGAACATGCCAAGTGGTTTCCAAG ATGTGAGTTTTTAATCCAGTCACGAGGGCAGGAGTACATCAGCAACATTCAGGATGCTCATTTCCACCTGGGTGATACTATG GGAGGATCTCAGACTTCCACAGGTAGAGACGTTGGTGAGAGAAATG ATATGGTCGGAGGTCTGGGAGCTTCATCAGCCATGCTCTCTCCTGTTGTGCAGACTGTGCTGCAGATGGGGTTTGAAGCCGGAGTGGTGGAGAGTCTGGTCCAGACCAAGTACCTGCTGACAGGCCAGTACTACACCTCAGTGTCTGAGCTGGTTACTGATGTTCTGCGagcagaagaggaggagaggcaggCAGGGCCAAACAGCAGAG AGCAAGAGAGGAGCCTGGGATCCAGTGCAGGAAACGTGAGGACTGAGACACCCGTCCCAAAGAGAG TAAAGGATCAAAGTCCTGAGGAGCTGCTCAGGCAGCTGCAGGAAGAGAGAACCTGTAAAGTCTGCATGGACAAGTTGGTATCCATCGTCTTCATCCCCTGCGGTCACCTGGTGGTCTGTGGCGATTGTGCCACCAGCCTGCGTCACTGCCCCATCTGCAGAGCTGTCATCAGAGGCAGTGTTCGTGCTTTTATGTCTTAA